In Synechococcus sp. KORDI-100, a single window of DNA contains:
- the dnaG gene encoding DNA primase, whose protein sequence is MLNARLHPRTIEAVKERADIVDVVGDHVVLKKKGREFVGICPFHDDSKPSMTVSPAKQFYYCFSCGAGGNSIKFLMEFQRQSFSDVVLELARKYQLPVETVDGPQQERLRQQLSRREKLQRATALAAGWFRSQLLGEGGEQARSYLSEKRGLSPATQDTFQLGYAPDRWDGLLTHLQQVEGLSPELLEAAGLVVPRKGGRGFYDRFRHRLMVPIHDRQGRVIGFGGRSLDGAEPKYLNSPETELFEKGKHLFGLDKAAGAIRKDDRAVVVEGYFDVIALHAAGITNAVAALGTALSHQQITQLSRVSDGKRIVLNFDADGAGVRAANRAIGEVEQLAMQGQLDLRVLHLPSGKDPDEFLKEHGSGEYRALLDQAPLWLDWQIEQVLEDRDLSRSDQFQQAVSELVGLLGKLPQSAVRTHYLQRVAERLSGGQARLALQLEEDLRQQVKGQRWHGRSSRHEQPAEASQRERCEADLLRLYLHCPRHRSTIRQQLRQRELEDFALQPHRLLWASITELEESNLGSGRLEAITRGEDAGAELADLDLPNLLTDQLLLENSALMSRLTPLLAPGELEKLSLSEPLEQLRGTTAVLERQKSLKRCRHLLEAWGGQRLQTLETCIAALIDQPPGDAPMDMEQRIQSLFDELNRDALRYQELYYSERKHISYLDQQRCRGFGDPNVLSA, encoded by the coding sequence ATGCTGAATGCCCGCCTCCATCCCCGCACGATCGAGGCCGTCAAGGAACGGGCCGACATCGTTGATGTCGTCGGAGATCACGTTGTCCTTAAGAAAAAGGGCCGAGAGTTCGTCGGCATCTGTCCGTTCCATGACGACAGCAAGCCGTCCATGACGGTGTCCCCGGCCAAGCAGTTCTATTACTGCTTCTCCTGTGGCGCCGGGGGCAATTCCATCAAGTTTCTGATGGAGTTCCAGAGACAGAGCTTCAGCGATGTGGTTCTGGAGCTGGCACGGAAATACCAGTTACCTGTCGAGACCGTTGATGGTCCTCAGCAGGAGCGACTCCGCCAGCAGCTGTCACGTCGGGAAAAACTTCAACGTGCCACGGCTCTGGCGGCTGGCTGGTTCCGCAGCCAGCTTCTGGGTGAGGGCGGCGAGCAGGCTCGCTCCTATCTCAGTGAGAAACGGGGGCTCAGTCCTGCGACCCAGGACACGTTTCAACTCGGCTACGCACCGGATCGGTGGGATGGTCTTCTGACCCATCTTCAGCAGGTGGAGGGACTGTCTCCGGAGCTGTTGGAGGCGGCAGGGCTCGTGGTGCCGCGCAAAGGTGGACGTGGCTTCTACGACCGCTTTCGCCATCGCCTGATGGTGCCGATTCATGATCGGCAGGGACGGGTGATCGGGTTTGGAGGTCGCAGCCTGGATGGTGCCGAACCCAAATACCTGAATTCACCGGAGACGGAGCTCTTTGAAAAGGGCAAACATCTCTTCGGCCTGGACAAAGCAGCGGGAGCGATCCGCAAAGACGACCGTGCTGTGGTGGTTGAGGGCTATTTCGATGTCATCGCTCTTCACGCGGCTGGCATCACCAACGCCGTCGCCGCCCTCGGGACAGCCCTCAGTCATCAACAGATCACGCAGCTCTCCCGCGTCAGCGACGGCAAGCGGATCGTGCTCAATTTTGATGCCGACGGTGCTGGCGTTCGGGCGGCCAATCGTGCGATTGGCGAGGTGGAACAGCTGGCAATGCAGGGACAGCTGGACCTGAGGGTTCTGCATCTCCCCTCCGGCAAGGACCCCGACGAGTTTCTGAAGGAGCATGGCTCCGGTGAGTACAGGGCGCTTCTCGATCAAGCACCGCTCTGGCTTGACTGGCAGATCGAGCAGGTTCTCGAGGATCGCGATCTCAGTCGCTCCGATCAGTTTCAGCAAGCCGTGAGCGAACTGGTGGGCCTGCTGGGCAAATTGCCCCAGAGCGCCGTCAGAACACACTATCTCCAGCGTGTGGCGGAACGACTCAGCGGAGGGCAGGCAAGGCTGGCCCTGCAGCTGGAGGAGGATTTACGTCAGCAGGTGAAAGGTCAACGCTGGCATGGGCGCTCCAGTCGTCACGAACAGCCGGCCGAAGCCAGTCAGAGGGAACGCTGCGAAGCCGATCTGCTGCGGCTTTACCTCCACTGCCCCCGCCATCGCAGCACCATTCGTCAACAGCTCAGGCAGCGGGAATTGGAGGATTTCGCCCTGCAGCCCCATCGTCTGCTCTGGGCATCGATCACGGAACTGGAGGAGTCCAACCTCGGCAGTGGACGGCTTGAGGCGATCACCCGGGGTGAGGATGCCGGAGCGGAGCTTGCTGATCTCGATCTCCCGAACCTGCTCACCGACCAGTTGCTACTGGAGAACAGCGCTCTGATGTCGAGGCTGACGCCCTTGTTGGCGCCTGGCGAGCTTGAAAAACTCTCCCTTTCGGAACCGCTTGAGCAACTGCGAGGCACCACAGCCGTGCTCGAACGTCAGAAAAGTCTGAAACGGTGCCGCCATCTTCTTGAAGCCTGGGGTGGGCAACGCCTGCAGACCCTGGAAACCTGTATCGCCGCCCTGATCGATCAGCCTCCCGGTGATGCCCCGATGGATATGGAACAGCGCATCCAGAGTCTGTTCGATGAGCTCAATCGCGATGCCCTTCGTTATCAGGAGCTTTACTACTCCGAGCGAAAGCACATCAGCTACCTCGACCAACAGCGTTGTCGCGGATTCGGCGATCCAAACGTCCTTTCGGCCTGA
- the nadA gene encoding quinolinate synthase NadA produces the protein MTADHALAGSIEQLKRERNAVILAHYYQEPEIQDIADFIGDSLELSRKAASTSADVIVFCGVHFMAETAKILSPQKTVLLPDLDAGCSLADDCPADEFAAFRSKHPDHFVVSYINCTAAVKAQSDLICTSSNAVDLVKQLPEDRPVLFAPDQNLGRWVQRQSGRELTLWPGRCIVHETFNEEAVLRLQLEHPDAEVIAHPECQQHLLDLADFIGSTSKLLRYTETSSSNTFIVLTEPGILHQMKQRVPQKTLIDVPGVDGCSCNACPYMRLNTLEKLHHCLKTMHPAIEMEESLRRRALEPIQKMLELSL, from the coding sequence ATGACCGCTGACCACGCTCTTGCAGGGTCGATCGAGCAGCTGAAACGGGAACGCAATGCCGTGATCCTGGCGCACTACTACCAGGAACCGGAGATCCAGGACATCGCTGATTTCATTGGCGACTCCCTGGAGCTGTCACGCAAGGCCGCCAGCACATCCGCCGATGTGATCGTGTTCTGTGGCGTCCATTTCATGGCTGAGACAGCCAAGATCCTGAGTCCCCAGAAAACTGTGCTGCTGCCGGATCTCGATGCCGGCTGCTCCCTGGCGGATGATTGCCCAGCCGACGAGTTCGCCGCTTTCCGCTCCAAACATCCCGACCATTTCGTCGTCAGTTACATCAACTGCACGGCAGCCGTGAAAGCGCAGAGCGACCTGATCTGCACCAGCAGCAATGCCGTTGATCTGGTGAAACAACTTCCGGAGGACCGTCCGGTGCTGTTTGCACCGGACCAGAACCTGGGCCGCTGGGTTCAACGGCAGAGCGGCCGTGAACTCACCCTCTGGCCGGGACGCTGCATTGTTCATGAAACCTTCAACGAGGAGGCCGTGCTCCGGCTGCAGCTGGAGCATCCCGATGCTGAGGTGATCGCCCATCCGGAGTGTCAGCAACACCTCTTGGATCTCGCCGATTTCATCGGGTCGACCAGCAAGCTGCTGCGGTACACCGAAACCAGCAGTTCCAACACATTCATCGTTCTCACGGAACCTGGGATTCTTCACCAGATGAAGCAACGGGTCCCCCAAAAGACCCTGATCGATGTTCCCGGTGTGGACGGATGCAGCTGCAATGCCTGTCCCTACATGCGTCTAAACACCCTTGAGAAGCTGCATCACTGCCTGAAGACGATGCACCCCGCCATTGAGATGGAGGAAAGCCTGAGGCGACGGGCCCTGGAACCGATCCAAAAAATGCTGGAACTCAGTCTTTAG
- a CDS encoding TIGR04168 family protein: MNALQPDAVLFVGDLSDGDLRLTRRITALPFPLAVILGNHDRGGDCSGDLLRQQLALLGGCNCGWTRLSWTHPALSIVGARPCSAGGGFHLSKAVEAVFGPITLEESASRIVAAAQQVPEDQPLIVLAHSGPTGLGSDASSPCGRDWKRPAIDWGDRDLALALDSMASQRRPDLVVFGHMHHQLKRGHGLRRSLLQDRGGTAFVNAACVPRCGLDGKDQPVLHLSWAEFDGRRLTHVSHRWYTPEAVLVHQESLPLQDAVAC, translated from the coding sequence CTGAATGCTCTGCAGCCCGATGCGGTGTTGTTCGTGGGAGATCTCAGTGATGGCGACCTCCGGCTGACACGTCGGATCACCGCCTTGCCCTTCCCACTGGCGGTGATTCTCGGGAACCATGATCGGGGAGGGGATTGCAGTGGAGACCTTCTAAGACAGCAGCTTGCCCTGCTCGGAGGCTGCAACTGCGGCTGGACGCGGCTGTCCTGGACCCATCCGGCGCTTTCGATTGTGGGGGCACGCCCCTGCAGCGCCGGCGGCGGATTTCATCTCTCCAAAGCCGTGGAAGCGGTGTTCGGTCCGATCACTCTTGAGGAATCGGCTTCACGCATCGTCGCCGCCGCGCAACAGGTCCCAGAGGATCAGCCTTTGATCGTTCTGGCGCACAGCGGTCCGACGGGGCTTGGATCGGACGCGTCCAGTCCCTGCGGACGGGACTGGAAACGTCCAGCCATCGACTGGGGAGACCGTGATCTGGCCCTCGCCCTTGATTCGATGGCCAGCCAGCGCAGACCGGATCTGGTCGTTTTTGGACATATGCATCATCAGCTCAAACGCGGCCATGGTCTGCGGCGCAGCCTTCTCCAGGATCGTGGTGGCACGGCATTCGTGAATGCGGCCTGTGTTCCTCGCTGCGGTCTGGATGGCAAGGATCAGCCTGTTCTGCACCTGTCCTGGGCTGAATTTGACGGCCGGCGACTCACCCACGTGAGTCATCGCTGGTACACGCCGGAGGCTGTGTTGGTGCATCAGGAATCGCTGCCCCTGCAGGATGCTGTGGCGTGCTGA
- a CDS encoding glycoside hydrolase family 104 protein has protein sequence MATPASIGRAVICTTVFAGVLPCSFAAAPASASLLPPASRSQLLSAPDAVPTMAIPYIITPERRAMLNTIRFAEGTWRGGLDVGYRVMFGGGLMPNMDRHPDRVIYSSRYASAAAGAYQFMPFTWNLVQRSIGVRGFGPAAQDQGALFLIERRKALPLTDAGNLTPNLTALLAPEWASFPTLAGRSFYGQPVMKYSRLKSFYNVNLVELRRLRDQRRLDLSKSKVCTGSRIACATQL, from the coding sequence ATGGCTACCCCTGCATCGATTGGTCGTGCTGTGATCTGTACGACAGTCTTCGCCGGTGTACTCCCCTGTTCGTTTGCCGCTGCTCCTGCATCAGCAAGTCTTCTGCCTCCTGCCTCACGCTCTCAGCTTCTGAGCGCTCCGGACGCTGTTCCAACGATGGCGATCCCTTACATCATCACGCCCGAACGTCGGGCCATGCTCAACACCATTCGTTTTGCGGAAGGCACCTGGCGTGGTGGCCTTGATGTGGGTTATCGGGTGATGTTCGGTGGTGGTCTGATGCCGAACATGGATCGCCACCCTGACCGCGTGATCTACAGCTCCCGTTACGCCAGCGCTGCGGCAGGGGCCTACCAGTTCATGCCGTTCACCTGGAACCTGGTGCAGCGCAGCATTGGCGTGAGGGGGTTTGGACCGGCAGCTCAGGATCAGGGCGCTCTCTTTCTGATTGAGCGGCGAAAGGCACTGCCGCTCACGGATGCCGGCAACCTCACCCCGAACCTGACGGCTCTGCTTGCGCCGGAATGGGCCTCGTTCCCCACTCTGGCCGGCCGCAGCTTTTACGGTCAGCCGGTGATGAAATACTCCCGACTGAAATCCTTTTACAATGTCAATCTCGTAGAACTGCGTCGTTTGCGTGATCAGAGGCGCCTCGATCTCAGCAAGTCCAAGGTCTGCACTGGGTCCCGAATCGCCTGTGCCACTCAGCTCTGA
- a CDS encoding TPM domain-containing protein, with translation MATHRVGGLWTAMWAGLLVLLSVFSPASPCLAYDNPDLLPDHPTPVIDLARAFSDNQRAGLEQSLDQFEANTGWKLRVLTQYERTPGLAIREFWGLDERSLLLVADPRGGNLLNFNVGDAFFALMPRTYWVELQTRFGNQYYVKDHGEDGAILDALNAVEICLERGGCQVVPGLPLEQWLWTLTTSVLGGVIAGFAAYPRKEGDVVAWSWLLLLSPLWVMLFGVFGIAPVITRTSDVLPLLRNSLGFIGGAVLAYLIAQSTVGRKLSSDPDQS, from the coding sequence ATGGCAACACATCGCGTCGGAGGACTGTGGACTGCAATGTGGGCCGGACTGTTGGTTCTGCTGAGCGTGTTCAGTCCTGCAAGCCCCTGCCTGGCATACGACAACCCTGATCTGCTGCCGGACCATCCCACACCAGTGATCGACCTGGCGCGCGCCTTCAGCGACAACCAGCGCGCCGGACTCGAGCAATCCCTTGATCAGTTCGAAGCGAACACCGGCTGGAAACTTCGGGTTCTGACCCAGTACGAGCGGACACCTGGCCTTGCCATTCGTGAGTTCTGGGGGCTGGATGAGCGAAGCCTGCTGTTGGTTGCAGACCCCCGTGGCGGAAATCTGCTCAACTTCAACGTCGGAGATGCCTTCTTCGCCCTGATGCCTCGCACCTACTGGGTGGAGCTGCAAACACGATTCGGCAACCAGTACTACGTCAAGGATCACGGCGAGGATGGTGCGATCCTCGATGCACTGAACGCCGTTGAAATCTGCCTCGAACGCGGTGGCTGCCAGGTTGTGCCGGGACTCCCCCTCGAACAGTGGCTCTGGACCCTGACGACCTCCGTCCTCGGCGGCGTGATCGCGGGCTTCGCGGCCTATCCCCGCAAGGAGGGTGACGTCGTGGCCTGGTCGTGGCTGCTGCTTCTCTCACCACTCTGGGTGATGTTGTTCGGGGTCTTCGGCATTGCTCCTGTGATCACCAGAACCTCAGATGTTCTGCCATTGCTGCGCAACAGCCTGGGATTCATCGGTGGAGCCGTGCTGGCCTACCTGATCGCGCAATCCACGGTTGGACGGAAGCTCAGCTCTGATCCCGATCAGAGCTGA
- a CDS encoding class I SAM-dependent methyltransferase gives MDLQQRTAFSPMEPAPASCPAWLASHLQQAGGVVTFRHFMDLALNDPENGYYGCGQGRIGVRGDYVTSPSLGSDFAVLLAHQLSLWLQEVPADGQLSLVEVGPGEGDMAADLIASLATLIPDQLGRMELVLVERNQGMRERQRQRLAGVRDLPIRWCSLQELQAAPVSGVVLAHELLDALPVDRLTWQEGSLQLQGVALSTRGTLESVLLPLQPALLQQIAEISSRAGVDLPPSGSPEGWTSEWHSDQFSWLQSMRAGLRQGLLLVIDYAMEARRYYSSRRIDGTLLGFRHQQAHGDPLSMVGQQDLTAHLCLETLHAAAELADWQLLAEGRQGEILLGLGMAQRLHALQSLPPARLPEALSRREAMLRLVDPAGLGEFRWLLYGAGLEPSRFSFSVPQDNAESRPG, from the coding sequence ATGGACCTGCAGCAGCGAACGGCATTCTCACCAATGGAACCCGCTCCTGCGTCCTGTCCGGCCTGGCTTGCCTCTCATCTTCAACAAGCCGGTGGCGTCGTAACGTTCCGCCACTTCATGGATCTTGCTCTCAATGACCCTGAGAACGGCTACTACGGCTGTGGTCAGGGGCGAATCGGTGTAAGGGGCGACTATGTGACCTCCCCGTCGCTGGGATCCGACTTCGCTGTTCTGCTGGCGCATCAGCTCTCCCTCTGGTTGCAGGAGGTCCCTGCTGATGGCCAGCTGTCCCTCGTGGAGGTGGGTCCCGGGGAAGGTGACATGGCCGCTGATCTGATTGCCTCGCTGGCAACGTTGATTCCGGATCAACTGGGTCGGATGGAGCTGGTCCTGGTCGAACGCAACCAGGGCATGCGGGAGCGCCAGCGCCAACGATTGGCAGGGGTCCGAGATCTCCCGATTCGCTGGTGCTCACTCCAGGAGCTCCAGGCTGCGCCGGTCAGTGGCGTCGTCCTGGCGCATGAGTTGCTGGATGCACTCCCCGTCGATCGCCTCACCTGGCAGGAGGGCAGCCTTCAGCTCCAGGGCGTTGCCTTGAGCACCCGTGGCACTCTCGAGTCGGTTCTGCTGCCGCTCCAACCTGCCCTGTTGCAGCAGATTGCAGAGATCAGCTCCCGTGCCGGCGTTGATCTTCCACCATCTGGTTCACCAGAGGGCTGGACCAGCGAGTGGCACTCCGACCAGTTCTCCTGGCTTCAGTCCATGCGCGCGGGGCTGCGGCAGGGACTGCTGCTCGTGATCGACTACGCCATGGAGGCCAGGCGTTACTACAGCAGTCGTCGGATCGATGGCACCCTGCTCGGCTTCCGTCATCAGCAGGCCCATGGCGATCCCCTGTCGATGGTCGGGCAACAGGACCTGACGGCCCATCTCTGCCTTGAAACCCTGCATGCCGCTGCAGAGCTGGCCGATTGGCAGTTGCTGGCGGAGGGGCGTCAGGGCGAGATCCTGCTGGGACTCGGTATGGCCCAACGGTTGCATGCACTTCAGTCGCTTCCCCCGGCTCGCTTGCCTGAAGCTCTCAGTCGCCGGGAGGCGATGTTGCGTCTTGTCGATCCAGCTGGGCTGGGTGAGTTCCGATGGTTGCTTTACGGCGCAGGGCTGGAGCCAAGCCGTTTCAGCTTCTCAGTGCCTCAAGACAACGCAGAATCTCGTCCCGGCTGA
- the aroB gene encoding 3-dehydroquinate synthase, giving the protein MTAAPPLPHRRIAVALDRDPYEVVIGEGSLKDIGEALLQAGVLEGRQVLVVSNPDVADRYGEVCIKSLKRHGFKAELVLIAAGEQYKTPSTVALIHDAAFEHRLERSSLMLALGGGVVGDMTGFAAATWLRGIGVIQVPTTLLAMVDASIGGKTGVNHPGGKNLIGAFHQPRLVLIDPATLASLPVREFRAGMAEVIKYGVLGDPTLFELLERCAEPSHPAGLGNELLETLLERSCSEKARIVAADEREGGLRAILNYGHTFGHVVEALCGYGTWLHGEAVAIGMVAVGELAVQRGSWSRELAERQRQLIERSGLPTRWPSLDDEAVLTTLQGDKKVRDGRLRFVLPRRIGDVEIRDDISRDEILRCLEALRS; this is encoded by the coding sequence ATGACCGCTGCTCCGCCCCTGCCGCATCGCCGGATCGCTGTCGCCCTCGATCGAGATCCCTACGAGGTGGTGATCGGAGAAGGCTCTCTCAAGGACATCGGTGAAGCACTGCTTCAGGCTGGTGTCCTGGAGGGGCGTCAGGTTCTGGTGGTCAGTAACCCGGACGTGGCGGACCGGTACGGAGAGGTCTGCATCAAATCCCTGAAACGACATGGCTTCAAGGCGGAGCTGGTGCTGATCGCAGCCGGTGAACAGTACAAAACACCCTCGACGGTCGCGCTGATTCATGACGCCGCCTTTGAACACAGGCTTGAACGCAGCTCCTTGATGCTCGCCCTAGGTGGTGGTGTTGTGGGAGACATGACCGGTTTTGCAGCGGCAACCTGGCTTCGGGGCATTGGTGTTATCCAGGTTCCGACCACGCTTCTGGCGATGGTCGATGCATCCATCGGCGGCAAGACCGGTGTGAATCACCCGGGCGGCAAGAATCTGATCGGGGCGTTCCATCAGCCCCGCCTTGTGCTGATCGACCCAGCCACCCTGGCCAGCCTGCCGGTTCGTGAATTCCGAGCCGGAATGGCGGAAGTCATCAAGTACGGAGTTCTCGGAGATCCGACGCTGTTTGAACTGCTGGAACGTTGCGCCGAGCCCAGCCACCCCGCAGGCCTCGGCAACGAGCTGCTGGAAACGCTGCTCGAACGCTCCTGCTCGGAAAAAGCCCGGATTGTGGCCGCTGATGAACGGGAAGGGGGCTTGCGGGCCATCCTCAATTACGGGCACACTTTCGGCCATGTCGTCGAAGCCCTCTGTGGTTACGGCACCTGGCTTCATGGGGAGGCTGTCGCGATCGGAATGGTCGCTGTGGGGGAACTGGCCGTGCAACGGGGCAGCTGGAGCAGGGAACTCGCCGAACGACAGCGCCAGCTGATCGAACGCTCGGGGCTGCCGACCCGATGGCCCTCACTCGACGATGAAGCGGTTCTGACAACCCTTCAAGGAGACAAGAAGGTCCGTGATGGCAGGCTCCGTTTTGTTCTGCCTAGGAGGATCGGTGATGTGGAGATCAGGGACGACATCAGCCGGGACGAGATTCTGCGTTGTCTTGAGGCACTGAGAAGCTGA
- a CDS encoding carbohydrate ABC transporter permease, with the protein MAASGHWRSSLTAWGFLLPALVLISLSVLIPAVMALVMSFSSTGLDVSEPLRFIGLANFRRLISDPMARQVLITTFLYLFGVVPPIVLGSLALAVLVNRSLPGMHLLRGAFYTPVLVSIVVAAIAFRWLYSENGLINGWLSAALGDSFTPIGFLTSPQLALPAVMFVTLWKGLGYYMVIFLAGLQGIPGELYEAAELDGSEGWRQHLDITLPLLRPYITLVAVVSSIAATKVFEEVFLMTQGGPADATRTIVYYVYDQAFAELEISYACTLGLALFLLVMLFTALRLAFSSDRSLI; encoded by the coding sequence ATGGCGGCATCGGGACACTGGCGCAGTTCCCTCACCGCCTGGGGATTTCTGTTGCCGGCGTTGGTTCTGATCAGTCTGTCCGTGCTGATTCCGGCTGTGATGGCACTGGTGATGAGTTTCAGTTCCACGGGCCTAGATGTCAGTGAGCCCCTCCGATTCATCGGACTGGCCAATTTCCGCCGCCTGATCTCGGACCCCATGGCGCGCCAGGTTCTGATCACCACCTTTCTGTATCTGTTCGGAGTGGTGCCTCCGATCGTGCTCGGATCCCTGGCCCTGGCCGTGCTGGTGAATCGCAGCCTGCCGGGCATGCATCTTCTGAGGGGCGCTTTTTACACCCCGGTGCTCGTGTCGATCGTCGTGGCCGCGATTGCCTTCCGCTGGCTGTATTCCGAAAACGGGTTGATCAATGGCTGGCTGTCGGCTGCCCTGGGTGATTCGTTCACGCCGATCGGTTTTCTCACATCCCCCCAGCTGGCACTGCCTGCGGTCATGTTCGTCACCCTGTGGAAGGGCCTCGGTTACTACATGGTGATCTTCCTCGCAGGGCTTCAGGGAATTCCCGGCGAGCTCTATGAGGCTGCAGAGCTCGATGGCAGCGAGGGCTGGCGTCAGCATCTGGACATCACCCTTCCCCTCCTGCGTCCCTACATCACGCTGGTGGCGGTGGTGTCCTCGATCGCTGCCACCAAGGTGTTCGAAGAGGTGTTTCTGATGACCCAGGGAGGACCTGCAGATGCCACCCGAACCATTGTGTATTACGTCTACGACCAGGCTTTCGCTGAACTGGAGATCAGCTATGCCTGCACACTCGGCCTCGCCCTGTTTCTGCTGGTGATGTTGTTCACGGCTCTTCGGCTGGCGTTCAGCAGCGATCGCTCGCTGATCTAA
- a CDS encoding 5-(carboxyamino)imidazole ribonucleotide synthase has product MTSSAAMIGVVGGGQLARMLVQAAAKRQIDVSVQTGAADDPAVDGASRLISADPRDVAGTRRLVEGCNGITFENEWVNIDALIPLEQQGVRFRPALAALSPLVDKLLQRQLLTDLSIACPPWIPLSRISPSQPALPTGWSFPVMAKAARGGYDGKGTLIIKSVDELAQLLRRVTASEWLLEVWVHYKRELALVVSRDGQGRVRSFPLVETHQSSQVCDWVLAPAAVEQSIEALAYNVAASLLTKLNYVGVMALEFFHGPLGLQVNEIAPRTHNSGHFSIDACSSSQFDQQLCIVAGLPVPSPQLVSHGALMVNLLGLDPDHAAPLEERLSCLRSLPDSHLHWYQKPSETPGRKLGHVTVLLKEQTAAKRRDEALAALHEIRRIWPLQDSEAD; this is encoded by the coding sequence ATGACCAGCTCGGCCGCCATGATCGGAGTTGTCGGAGGTGGCCAACTGGCACGGATGCTTGTTCAGGCTGCTGCGAAGCGACAGATTGACGTGTCTGTTCAGACAGGGGCCGCTGATGATCCCGCCGTTGATGGTGCATCACGTCTGATCAGCGCGGACCCCCGTGATGTGGCTGGAACGCGGCGGCTCGTTGAGGGGTGCAACGGCATCACCTTCGAAAACGAGTGGGTGAACATCGATGCGTTGATTCCGCTGGAGCAGCAGGGAGTTCGTTTCCGTCCTGCCCTGGCGGCCCTCTCCCCCCTGGTGGACAAGCTGCTGCAGCGTCAACTGCTGACGGATCTTTCGATTGCCTGTCCCCCCTGGATTCCGCTCAGTCGCATCTCCCCGTCGCAGCCGGCTTTGCCCACCGGATGGAGCTTTCCTGTGATGGCCAAGGCAGCGCGCGGCGGGTACGACGGCAAGGGAACGCTGATCATCAAGTCCGTGGATGAGCTGGCCCAGTTGTTGCGCCGCGTCACGGCGAGTGAGTGGCTTCTTGAAGTCTGGGTGCACTACAAGCGGGAACTGGCTCTGGTGGTGAGTCGTGATGGTCAGGGACGCGTGAGAAGTTTCCCTCTCGTCGAGACCCATCAATCCAGTCAGGTCTGCGACTGGGTTCTTGCCCCAGCAGCGGTTGAGCAATCCATCGAAGCGCTCGCCTACAACGTGGCGGCCTCATTGCTCACGAAGCTGAACTACGTCGGTGTGATGGCGCTTGAGTTCTTCCATGGACCCCTGGGGCTGCAGGTCAATGAAATCGCTCCTCGCACCCACAATTCAGGGCACTTCTCAATCGATGCCTGCAGCAGCAGTCAATTTGATCAGCAGCTCTGCATCGTGGCCGGGCTGCCGGTGCCATCGCCCCAGCTCGTCAGCCATGGTGCTCTGATGGTGAATCTTCTCGGGTTGGATCCTGATCATGCAGCTCCTCTTGAGGAACGTCTCAGCTGCTTGCGGAGTCTCCCGGACAGCCATCTGCACTGGTATCAAAAACCGAGCGAAACGCCGGGACGAAAGCTTGGCCATGTCACGGTTTTGCTGAAGGAGCAGACAGCGGCGAAGCGACGGGACGAAGCCTTGGCAGCGCTGCATGAGATTCGTCGAATCTGGCCGTTGCAGGATTCAGAAGCCGATTAA
- a CDS encoding DUF2103 domain-containing protein, whose product MGRVVITHSTYVEGLIPWLKAIARLPSIQTITPAVISKVRGRCQTLQLRVSVPIRGGFKLVARKGSSAQEVFVVTNLDRETLQTTVDQLRP is encoded by the coding sequence TTGGGCCGCGTTGTCATCACACACAGCACCTATGTGGAAGGGTTGATTCCCTGGCTCAAGGCCATCGCTCGCCTTCCCAGCATCCAGACGATCACCCCTGCGGTGATTTCAAAGGTCAGGGGAAGGTGCCAGACCCTGCAACTGAGGGTTTCTGTCCCGATCCGCGGTGGCTTCAAGCTTGTGGCGCGGAAGGGCAGCAGCGCCCAGGAGGTTTTCGTGGTCACCAACCTCGACCGTGAAACTCTCCAGACGACCGTGGACCAGCTGCGGCCTTGA
- the clpS gene encoding ATP-dependent Clp protease adapter ClpS gives MTISSPGSTSLLERERTTQRYPQARVIVLDDDVNTFQHVVDCLRRIIPGMSEDKAWDLANRVDSQGAAEVWSGPLEQAELYHQQLSGEGLTMAPLERC, from the coding sequence ATGACCATCTCCAGCCCGGGATCAACGTCGCTGCTGGAGCGGGAGAGAACGACTCAGCGTTATCCACAGGCACGGGTGATTGTGCTGGACGATGACGTCAACACCTTCCAGCACGTCGTGGATTGCCTACGCAGGATCATTCCTGGCATGAGCGAAGACAAAGCCTGGGATCTGGCCAATCGAGTCGACAGTCAGGGGGCCGCTGAAGTGTGGTCTGGTCCCCTAGAGCAGGCTGAGCTTTATCACCAGCAGCTCTCCGGGGAGGGTCTCACCATGGCGCCTCTGGAACGCTGCTGA
- the petN gene encoding cytochrome b6-f complex subunit PetN: MLFTLAWAALAATFSFSIAMVVWGRNGDGTLNF, translated from the coding sequence ATGCTGTTCACCCTCGCCTGGGCGGCACTGGCAGCAACCTTCAGCTTCTCGATCGCGATGGTGGTCTGGGGTCGCAACGGCGACGGAACCTTGAATTTCTGA